Within Pseudomonas paeninsulae, the genomic segment CGGCATCGGCCTGACCCTGCTACCAGTGCTCTACAGCCATTCCGGTTTCGGCGGCCAACCGCCGAATCAGGGGCAGCGACGCTTTATCCACAGCAGCGACAGCTACCTGGCCCTGCAACAGCGCCTGCAACCCCTGCTCGAACAGCGCCCGGCGCAGCGCCTGGGCCTGTGCTTTCATTCGCTGCGCGCGGTCAGCCCCGAACAAATCCAGAGCGTACTGGACGCGACTGCCGGCGATTGCCCAGTGCACATTCATATCGCCGAACAGCAGAAGGAAGTCGACGACTGCCTGGCCTGGAGCGGTCGCCGCCCCCTGCAATGGCTGTACGAGTTTGCGCCGGTGGATCAACGCTGGTGCCTGGTGCATGCCACCCACGCGCAGGCCGACGAAGTCACCCTGATGGCGCGCAGCGGTGCAGTGGCCGGCCTGTGCCTGACCACCGAGGCCAACCTCGGTGACGGCATCTTCCCGGCGGTGGACTTCCTCGCCCAGGGCGGTCGCCTGGGCATCGGCTCGGACAGCCATGTCTCGGTCAACATGACCGAGGAATTGCGCTGGCTGGAATACGGCCAACGCCTGCGCGACCAGCGGCGCAATCGTCTCTACCGCAGCGATCAGCCACTGATCGGCCGCAGCCTGTACGACGCGGCCCTGGCCGGCGGCGCCCAGGCGCTCGGCCAAGCGGTGGGTGAACTGGCGGTCGGCAAGCGCGCCGATTGGCTGGTGCTGGATGGCGATGACCCCTATATCGCCACCGCCAGCGACGATGCCCTGCTGGGCCGCTGGCTGTTCGCCGGCAGCGAACGGCAGATCCGCGATGTCATGGTCGGCGGTCGCTGGGTAGTCCGCGACGGCCAGCATGCCGGCGAAGTGGCAACCGCCCAGACCTTCGCCCGGGTACTGCGCGAA encodes:
- a CDS encoding formimidoylglutamate deiminase; this encodes MSAFFSERALLPQGWMRNVRFEVGADGLLESIHCNASAAGAERLRGPVLPGMPNLHSHAFQRAMAGLAEVAGNPNDSFWTWRELMYRLVGQLSPEQVEVIARQLYIEMLKAGYTSVAEFHYVHHDPQGQAYADPAELALRISQAALDAGIGLTLLPVLYSHSGFGGQPPNQGQRRFIHSSDSYLALQQRLQPLLEQRPAQRLGLCFHSLRAVSPEQIQSVLDATAGDCPVHIHIAEQQKEVDDCLAWSGRRPLQWLYEFAPVDQRWCLVHATHAQADEVTLMARSGAVAGLCLTTEANLGDGIFPAVDFLAQGGRLGIGSDSHVSVNMTEELRWLEYGQRLRDQRRNRLYRSDQPLIGRSLYDAALAGGAQALGQAVGELAVGKRADWLVLDGDDPYIATASDDALLGRWLFAGSERQIRDVMVGGRWVVRDGQHAGEVATAQTFARVLRELLG